A stretch of Anomaloglossus baeobatrachus isolate aAnoBae1 chromosome 5 unlocalized genomic scaffold, aAnoBae1.hap1 SUPER_5_unloc_21, whole genome shotgun sequence DNA encodes these proteins:
- the LOC142258991 gene encoding uncharacterized protein LOC142258991, producing the protein MEEWEYLEGHKDLYKDVMMEAPQPLTSPGLSSKRTTPERCPRPLLPQDCKQEDPDVPQDHQVPTISNPLSGDPLYKRILLIAPSRMDMNRDKMAERILHLTLEILFRLTGEDYTVVKKTSSERCQAPVSEGWGRPLSPITGPPPHPPIHEDINDQKILEPTYKMIELLTGEVPIRCQDVTVYFSMEEWEYLEGHKDLYKDVMMEVPQPLTSPVLSSKRTTPERCPCPLLPQDCKQEDPDVPQDVFPPALSTDDCIRNSDGPLISSEFKTDDQTITHDAYEEHAVVPDIPPVLPWKALSSDLLKQVQNSDLSQNYKQNKSYRRDVEHETAPTREKSFSCSECGKYFIRKPNLVKHQKIHTGEKPFSCSECGKCFIQKINLLTHQKIHTGEKPFSCSECGKCFIRKSDLVRHQKMHTGEKPFSCSECGKCFIQKFVLVLHQISHTGEKPFSCSECGKCFIRKSDLVSHQKMHTGEKPFSCSECGKCFIKKLELVLHQRSHTGEKPFSCSECGKCFTRKSNLVTHQKIHTGEKPFSCSECGKCFIQKSILISHQRCHKEEKPFSCSECGKCFKWKSGLVYHQRKHTK; encoded by the exons atggaggagtgggagtatttagaaggacacaaagatctgtacaaggacgtcatgatggaggctccccagcccctcacatcaccag gtctatccagtaagaggacaacaccagagagatgtccccgtcctcttctcccacaggactgtaaacaagaagatcccgatgttcctcaggatcatcag gtccctacaatatcaaaTCCTCTAAGTGGAGAtcctctatataagagaattctcctgattgccccatcaaggatggatatgaacagggacaagatggcggagaggatattacacctcaccctagagatcctcttccggcttactggagag gattacacagtagtgaagaagacctctagtgagcgctgtcaggcccctgtgtctgagggatggggaagacccctgagcccaatcacggggcctccacctcaccccccgatacatgaggacatcaatgaccagaagatcctagaacctacctacaagatgattgagctgctgactggagag gttcctataaggtgtcaggacgtcaccgtctatttctccatggaggagtgggagtatttagaaggacacaaagatctgtacaaggacgtcatgatggaggttccccagcccctcacatcaccag ttctatccagtaagaggacaacaccagagagatgtccctgtcctcttctcccacaggactgtaaacaggaagatcccgatgttcctcaggatgtgtttcctccagctctatcca ccgatgactgtatcaggaattcagatggacctctaatatcttcagaatttaaaacagatgatcaaactatcacacatgatgcatatgaagagcatgctgttgtcccagatatacctccagtccttccttggaaagctttatcatctgatcttttgaaacaagtccaaaattccgatttatcacagaattataagcaaaataaaagttacagaagggatgtggaacatgaaacggctcctacaagggagaaatcattttcatgttcagagtgtgggaaatattttatacGAAAACCaaaccttgttaaacatcagaaaattcacacaggagagaagccattttcatgttcagagtgtgggaaatgttttattcagaaaataaaccttcttacacatcagaaaattcacacaggggagaagccattttcatgttcagagtgtgggaaatgttttattcggaaatcagatcttgttagacatcagaaaatgcacacaggggagaagccattttcatgttcagagtgtgggaaatgttttattcagaaatttgtCCTTGTTTTGCATCAaatatctcacacaggggagaagccattttcatgttcagagtgtgggaaatgttttattcggaaatcagatcttgttagccaTCAGAAaatgcacacaggggagaagccattttcatgttcagagtgtgggaaatgttttattaagaaattagaacttgttttgcatcaaagatctcacacaggggagaagccattttcatgttcagaatgcgggaaatgttttacacgaaaatcaaaccttgttacacatcagaaaattcacacaggggagaagccattttcatgttcagagtgtgggaaatgttttattcagaaatctatACTTATTTCACATCAAAGATGTCACaaagaggagaagccattttcatgttcagagtgtgggaaatgttttaaatggAAATCAGGACTTGTTTACCATCAAAGAAAGCACACAAAATAA